From one Anguilla rostrata isolate EN2019 chromosome 12, ASM1855537v3, whole genome shotgun sequence genomic stretch:
- the LOC135235523 gene encoding interleukin-18-like isoform X3, whose amino-acid sequence MAVDEQHVKCGTIYEDEIILEEECLFEICCYQNSDMSAGLPVILSVCDGGENRIICCYDDGNEKCVYAKLQDLPLPGYIEESNHEAIFFLQSVKEQRNCYRFKSSLWPKWFLTSEEGDDLVKLVLRKAGEDVVEGLHLLKP is encoded by the exons ATGGCTGTTGATGAGCAGCATGTGAAGTGTGGCACCATATATGAAGATGAAATCATTTTGGAAG AAGAGTGCCTGTTCGAAATCTGTTGTTACCAGAACTCTGACATGTCCGCTGGACTACCTGTCATATTATCAGTGTGTGATGGAGGAGAAAACAGGATCATCTGCTGCTATGACGATGGAAATGAAAAGTGTGTTTACGCCAAACTACAG gaCCTACCTCTTCCTGGTTACATAGAGGAGTCCAATCATGAGGCCATATTCTTCCTACAGAGTGTGAAAGAACAGAGGAACTGCTACAGATTTAAGTCCTCCTTGTGGCCTAAATGGTTCCTGACTTCTGAAGAAGGAGATGATCTTGTAAAGCTGGTGCTGAGAAAGGCTGGGGAAGATGTGGTAGAGGGGTTACACCTCCTCAAGCCATAA
- the LOC135235523 gene encoding interleukin-18-like isoform X1: protein MAVDEQHVKCGTIYEDEIILEVMNTGLKYDGFKADKCLTRVIQNKNKQFLVVDAGCLRFEERNKRESRKEECLFEICCYQNSDMSAGLPVILSVCDGGENRIICCYDDGNEKCVYAKLQDLPLPGYIEESNHEAIFFLQSVKEQRNCYRFKSSLWPKWFLTSEEGDDLVKLVLRKAGEDVVEGLHLLKP, encoded by the exons ATGGCTGTTGATGAGCAGCATGTGAAGTGTGGCACCATATATGAAGATGAAATCATTTTGGAAG TTATGAACACAG GCCTCAAGTATGATGGTTTTAAGGCCGATAAATGTCTCACTAGAGTAATCCAGAACAAGAATAAGCAGTTCCTTGTGGTAGATGCAGGGTGCTTGAGATTTGAAGAgaggaacaagagagagagcagaaagg AAGAGTGCCTGTTCGAAATCTGTTGTTACCAGAACTCTGACATGTCCGCTGGACTACCTGTCATATTATCAGTGTGTGATGGAGGAGAAAACAGGATCATCTGCTGCTATGACGATGGAAATGAAAAGTGTGTTTACGCCAAACTACAG gaCCTACCTCTTCCTGGTTACATAGAGGAGTCCAATCATGAGGCCATATTCTTCCTACAGAGTGTGAAAGAACAGAGGAACTGCTACAGATTTAAGTCCTCCTTGTGGCCTAAATGGTTCCTGACTTCTGAAGAAGGAGATGATCTTGTAAAGCTGGTGCTGAGAAAGGCTGGGGAAGATGTGGTAGAGGGGTTACACCTCCTCAAGCCATAA
- the LOC135235523 gene encoding interleukin-18-like isoform X2: MAVDEQHVKCGTIYEDEIILEGLKYDGFKADKCLTRVIQNKNKQFLVVDAGCLRFEERNKRESRKEECLFEICCYQNSDMSAGLPVILSVCDGGENRIICCYDDGNEKCVYAKLQDLPLPGYIEESNHEAIFFLQSVKEQRNCYRFKSSLWPKWFLTSEEGDDLVKLVLRKAGEDVVEGLHLLKP; this comes from the exons ATGGCTGTTGATGAGCAGCATGTGAAGTGTGGCACCATATATGAAGATGAAATCATTTTGGAAG GCCTCAAGTATGATGGTTTTAAGGCCGATAAATGTCTCACTAGAGTAATCCAGAACAAGAATAAGCAGTTCCTTGTGGTAGATGCAGGGTGCTTGAGATTTGAAGAgaggaacaagagagagagcagaaagg AAGAGTGCCTGTTCGAAATCTGTTGTTACCAGAACTCTGACATGTCCGCTGGACTACCTGTCATATTATCAGTGTGTGATGGAGGAGAAAACAGGATCATCTGCTGCTATGACGATGGAAATGAAAAGTGTGTTTACGCCAAACTACAG gaCCTACCTCTTCCTGGTTACATAGAGGAGTCCAATCATGAGGCCATATTCTTCCTACAGAGTGTGAAAGAACAGAGGAACTGCTACAGATTTAAGTCCTCCTTGTGGCCTAAATGGTTCCTGACTTCTGAAGAAGGAGATGATCTTGTAAAGCTGGTGCTGAGAAAGGCTGGGGAAGATGTGGTAGAGGGGTTACACCTCCTCAAGCCATAA